One genomic window of Boudabousia tangfeifanii includes the following:
- a CDS encoding lysophospholipid acyltransferase family protein, producing the protein MFYRLLKLIGGPILKAIYRPWIKNADNIPVDGPAIIASNHLAVFDSVFLPLMLKREVVFMGKGDYFTGKGWKGKLVAKFMRLVGTIPVDRSGGKAAEAALNAGLARLAKGELFGIYPEGTRSPDGKLYRGRTGVAKLALRSGAPVIPVAMIDTNVAQPIGTKIPRPKRVGMIVGEPLDFSRYRELERDRFVLRAVTDEIMYALMNLSGQEYSDEYASVVKARMAAEGTFKGPVPTGSTRTKDVKPQLTGDNSTEKSVKTEEK; encoded by the coding sequence ATGTTCTATCGTTTACTTAAACTTATCGGCGGACCGATTCTGAAAGCGATTTATCGTCCATGGATTAAGAACGCGGATAATATTCCAGTTGATGGTCCGGCGATTATTGCCTCGAATCATTTGGCTGTTTTTGATTCGGTGTTTTTGCCCTTAATGTTGAAACGTGAAGTCGTTTTCATGGGCAAAGGTGACTATTTCACTGGTAAAGGTTGGAAAGGCAAACTAGTTGCCAAATTTATGCGACTAGTGGGGACTATTCCAGTTGATCGAAGTGGCGGGAAAGCCGCAGAAGCAGCTCTAAATGCGGGCTTGGCCCGTTTAGCTAAAGGTGAGCTTTTTGGAATCTATCCAGAAGGAACTCGTAGCCCAGATGGCAAATTGTATCGAGGACGAACCGGGGTGGCGAAGTTGGCGTTGCGTTCGGGCGCCCCAGTAATTCCTGTTGCCATGATTGATACCAATGTGGCGCAGCCTATTGGAACGAAGATTCCTCGTCCTAAGCGAGTCGGCATGATTGTCGGTGAACCCTTGGACTTCTCTCGCTATCGAGAACTTGAACGTGATCGATTCGTGCTTCGAGCGGTAACCGACGAGATCATGTATGCACTAATGAATCTTTCTGGTCAAGAATATAGTGATGAATATGCTTCGGTAGTTAAAGCGCGCATGGCGGCAGAAGGTACCTTTAAAGGTCCAGTTCCTACTGGTTCGACTAGGACCAAGGACGTAAAACCGCAGCTTACGGGCGATAATTCCACAGAAAAATCTGTGAAAACTGAAGAAAAATAA
- a CDS encoding response regulator: MAENTKELNILVFSDDVTFREDVKAAVGLHPYAGSPEVRFVEAATGPGVINTFADNSFDLAIFDGETKKDGAMSVAHTIAETINPDEVPPVIFVVARQQDEWLARGAGAASVVLKPVNALKLQEEIAKLLK; the protein is encoded by the coding sequence ATGGCTGAAAATACTAAAGAACTGAACATTTTGGTGTTTAGCGACGATGTTACTTTCCGTGAGGACGTTAAAGCAGCGGTTGGTCTTCATCCATATGCAGGTAGCCCTGAAGTACGTTTTGTCGAAGCTGCAACCGGTCCTGGTGTAATCAATACTTTTGCAGACAATTCTTTTGATTTGGCTATCTTTGATGGCGAGACCAAAAAAGACGGAGCTATGTCAGTAGCTCATACGATTGCTGAAACTATCAATCCTGATGAGGTTCCGCCAGTAATCTTCGTAGTGGCTCGACAGCAAGATGAATGGCTTGCTCGTGGCGCTGGAGCTGCATCTGTAGTTTTAAAACCAGTAAATGCGCTGAAGCTACAAGAAGAAATAGCTAAGCTTTTGAAATAG
- a CDS encoding superoxide dismutase yields the protein MTVYTLPELPYDYTALEPAISGKIMELHHDKHHAAYVAGANAALEKLEAARANDDFAAVNLFEKNLAFNLGGHLNHSIFWTNLGPANQGGPEGELAAAIDEYFGSFEAFQKHFAACATSIQGSGWAVLAWDTVAQKLVIFQLFDQQANVPVATVPLLMLDMWEHAFYLDYLNVKADYVKAFWSIVNWENVGQRFAQARDSFGSLVNL from the coding sequence ATGACTGTCTACACCCTCCCTGAACTCCCATACGATTACACCGCGCTTGAGCCTGCTATCTCGGGCAAGATCATGGAACTACACCATGATAAGCATCATGCTGCCTATGTTGCAGGCGCAAATGCTGCGCTTGAAAAGTTGGAAGCTGCACGTGCCAATGATGACTTTGCTGCAGTTAACCTCTTCGAAAAAAACCTAGCCTTCAACTTGGGTGGCCACCTAAACCACTCAATTTTCTGGACAAATCTAGGCCCTGCCAATCAGGGTGGCCCAGAAGGCGAACTCGCGGCTGCGATCGATGAATACTTTGGCTCCTTCGAAGCCTTCCAAAAGCACTTTGCTGCCTGCGCTACCTCGATCCAGGGTTCTGGCTGGGCTGTCCTAGCTTGGGATACAGTCGCTCAGAAGCTGGTTATTTTCCAGTTGTTCGATCAGCAAGCCAACGTCCCTGTAGCCACCGTGCCACTACTCATGCTTGATATGTGGGAACATGCATTCTACTTGGATTACCTAAATGTCAAGGCTGATTATGTTAAGGCATTCTGGTCGATCGTGAATTGGGAAAACGTTGGTCAGCGTTTTGCGCAAGCACGTGACTCATTCGGCAGCTTGGTGAATCTCTGA
- a CDS encoding FKBP-type peptidyl-prolyl cis-trans isomerase, which yields MKKIKSLSIIALAAALTLSGCGQSATTGSSESSVEAAATAVATPVDGDMPKVEGGDGAEPVIHPAKGKEPTELVSEVLKKGDGEEIKPDDTLKVNYLGQLWNGTVFDKSYGREPATFSLDGVITGWKKGLAGKHVGDRVLLLVPAADGYGAAGSPPTIPENATLVFVVDILERKDAAQAAEEQKQQEEKEKARQEAIEKLLPEVDKAGQEALKAAKPVDFKLPEGITIENNQDGAPKITVSKDAKLDQDDLLVKMLDGTGPVIGKADPFLCNVTVAAEGQEQTTTWGNNGRTIQQAPPAEQMGPEFVDARVGSRIARLHKNEKGGVTVSVVDIISPIPEALKKLQ from the coding sequence GTGAAAAAGATTAAGTCGTTATCGATTATTGCGCTAGCTGCAGCGCTAACACTATCTGGTTGCGGCCAAAGCGCCACCACCGGTTCATCGGAATCCAGCGTGGAAGCAGCCGCAACTGCGGTAGCAACTCCAGTTGATGGTGATATGCCAAAGGTTGAAGGTGGCGACGGGGCAGAACCTGTTATCCACCCAGCTAAGGGCAAAGAACCAACCGAACTAGTTTCCGAAGTTCTTAAAAAGGGCGATGGTGAAGAGATCAAGCCAGACGATACCCTCAAGGTAAATTACCTTGGCCAGCTCTGGAACGGTACTGTTTTTGATAAATCGTACGGTCGTGAGCCTGCCACTTTCTCCCTCGACGGAGTTATCACCGGCTGGAAGAAGGGCCTTGCTGGTAAGCATGTTGGTGACCGTGTCCTCTTACTTGTCCCAGCAGCCGATGGCTATGGTGCCGCAGGTAGTCCTCCCACCATTCCAGAGAACGCTACTTTGGTGTTCGTAGTTGACATTCTAGAACGCAAGGATGCCGCCCAAGCTGCGGAAGAACAAAAGCAGCAGGAAGAAAAGGAAAAGGCCCGTCAGGAAGCGATCGAAAAGCTTCTACCAGAAGTTGATAAAGCTGGACAGGAAGCCTTGAAAGCAGCTAAGCCTGTTGACTTTAAACTTCCTGAAGGTATTACCATTGAAAATAATCAAGATGGTGCTCCGAAGATCACTGTCTCCAAGGATGCGAAACTTGATCAGGACGACTTGCTAGTTAAGATGCTTGACGGTACTGGTCCAGTTATCGGTAAAGCAGATCCTTTCCTCTGTAACGTTACCGTTGCCGCTGAAGGGCAAGAGCAAACCACAACCTGGGGGAATAATGGGCGTACTATTCAGCAGGCACCTCCAGCTGAACAGATGGGTCCTGAGTTCGTTGATGCTCGCGTAGGTTCGCGTATTGCCCGTTTGCACAAGAACGAAAAGGGTGGCGTAACTGTTAGCGTTGTTGACATTATTTCACCTATTCCTGAAGCGCTTAAGAAGCTTCAGTAA
- the erpA gene encoding iron-sulfur cluster insertion protein ErpA, which translates to MVESSQNPTHEVTLTDQAAAKVKALLEQEGNTDLRLRIAVAPGGCSGLRYELYFDDRMLEGDAIRDFDGVEVIIDPMSVPYLAGATIDFADTISKQGFTIDNPNAKGSCACGDSFN; encoded by the coding sequence ATGGTAGAAAGCTCTCAGAACCCCACTCACGAAGTAACACTAACCGACCAAGCTGCTGCCAAGGTTAAGGCCTTGCTTGAGCAGGAAGGAAATACTGACCTTCGACTTCGAATCGCAGTTGCTCCTGGTGGATGTTCTGGTCTTCGTTACGAACTTTATTTTGATGATCGTATGCTTGAAGGAGATGCGATTCGTGATTTTGATGGGGTTGAAGTAATCATCGATCCAATGTCTGTCCCATACTTGGCAGGAGCTACTATCGACTTCGCCGACACTATCTCTAAGCAAGGCTTTACCATTGACAACCCAAACGCCAAGGGCTCATGTGCCTGTGGCGATTCATTCAACTAA
- a CDS encoding glycerate kinase — protein MSQRLNVGTSGTCIFFDPFSSEEGQGWLTQEEVVSAWNQQAKSIAIFDLPRQSKLAGYLPTWLESDERFPGGYWFLPQLCDSEQLDKNLLGIKQAIKSGQAAVLICSDRTEKESTQYFFSRLVELVADDQYEISSLNEMLSYVTLATTSERLISQPDLTADENSWKTSQQEIIASVSSLQKSIKQTELTSRQGITGLLAAGGGLAAIWQMQGNKVVTYSDLLLTHNKIQEAIGKADLCLAITPNLNPWDTYDCTHLEVQPFCENYGLPFVIVAGDLNLSKYQQTSLGIDQAYELPHEKIAQKQMISRLGRTWGNLSK, from the coding sequence ATGTCACAACGATTAAACGTCGGAACGAGCGGTACCTGTATCTTCTTCGATCCATTTTCGAGTGAAGAAGGACAGGGCTGGCTCACCCAAGAAGAGGTAGTCTCTGCTTGGAATCAGCAGGCAAAGAGCATTGCAATTTTTGATCTGCCGAGGCAGTCGAAGCTTGCTGGATACCTTCCAACTTGGTTAGAGTCAGATGAACGTTTTCCAGGTGGATATTGGTTCCTTCCACAGCTGTGTGACAGTGAGCAGCTGGATAAAAATCTGCTGGGGATCAAGCAAGCCATCAAATCCGGGCAGGCTGCAGTTTTAATCTGTTCTGATCGAACCGAAAAGGAATCAACTCAATATTTCTTTTCCAGACTCGTCGAGCTTGTAGCTGACGATCAGTATGAGATTAGCTCGCTAAACGAAATGCTGTCCTACGTTACTTTGGCAACTACCTCAGAACGTTTAATTTCTCAACCAGATCTGACAGCCGATGAGAATAGCTGGAAGACAAGTCAACAAGAAATTATCGCTTCAGTCTCATCATTGCAAAAAAGCATCAAGCAAACCGAACTAACTTCCCGGCAGGGGATAACTGGTCTGTTGGCAGCGGGGGGAGGGCTTGCCGCCATCTGGCAGATGCAAGGAAATAAAGTTGTAACTTACTCGGATTTATTGTTAACGCATAATAAAATCCAAGAGGCTATAGGAAAAGCTGATCTTTGTTTGGCAATCACGCCTAATCTCAACCCTTGGGATACTTATGATTGCACGCACTTAGAAGTACAACCATTTTGTGAAAACTATGGGCTCCCATTCGTGATTGTTGCTGGCGATCTAAACCTCTCTAAGTACCAGCAAACCTCGTTAGGAATCGATCAAGCGTATGAGTTGCCCCACGAAAAAATAGCGCAAAAACAGATGATTTCGCGCCTAGGGCGAACATGGGGCAATTTATCGAAATAG